The DNA segment TTGGCTTATCCTCGCGGTTCAATCGTCGAATCCCTCATCGGGCGGTGCCGCGAAGCCGAGCGTTCGCAGTTCCAGTTTCAGTTCGACCCCTTGCGTTTGATAGACCATGGTGCGGATTCGTCGGATGAGCGTTACGATGTCCGATGTCGTCCCGCCGCGAGCGTTAACGATGAAATTGGCGTGTAAAGGCGAAACCTCAGCACCTCCGGCGGTCTGGCCCTTTCCGCCGGCCGACTCGATCAATCGTGCAGCGAATCCCCCCGGCGGATTCTTGAAAACGCTCCCGGCCGAGGGCAGCATCATTGTGTTGCGGCGGAACCGCTCGGCTATCGTCTCCTCGACCACCTTAAGCACGTCCTTCGATCGCCGGCGCGGAAGGACGAACCGGGCTGTTACCACCGCTTTATTCATTAAGCCCGGTGCCGAGCGATAGGCAAATCCGACATCACTCTTGCTCATCTTTACCAACCGGCCATCCGGGGTGGCTGTTTCGACCTCTACCAGGTGATCAGAAATGGCCATCCCGAAGGCTCCGGCATTCATCGAAAGGCCCCCGCCGACACCGCCGGGGATGCCGGCCAGT comes from the Calditrichota bacterium genome and includes:
- a CDS encoding FAD-binding protein; amino-acid sequence: VADLSDVARDIVVRGDELVAGGGAWLGDVVRLAAEEGLGGMEKLAGIPGGVGGGLSMNAGAFGMAISDHLVEVETATPDGRLVKMSKSDVGFAYRSAPGLMNKAVVTARFVLPRRRSKDVLKVVEETIAERFRRNTMMLPSAGSVFKNPPGGFAARLIESAGGKGQTAGGAEVSPLHANFIVNARGGTTSDIVTLIRRIRTMVYQTQGVELKLELRTLGFAAPPDEGFDD